A segment of the Paracoccus suum genome:
ACCGGCATCGCCTTGGGATGGACGGCCGCGACCTCGGCATTCGGTGCGGTCGTCAGGAAGGCGTAGAGGTCGTCCACCGTCTCGCCATCCTTGACCTTGCGGATGCTGCGCCAGTTGGGAACGTGCAGGCCTGCAAAGAACATCTGCTGGCCCGCCTCGGCCGGGCCGAACCAGACATTCCCGGACCCCCGGCCGGCGGTGGAGCGTGGCTCGGCAAAGGCGGTCAGCGGCACCAGGCAGCGATGCGCCGGGCCCAGCCAGCCGCGCCAGTGGGGCGAGGCAGTGTTGCGCACATTGGTGACGCCCGGATCGCGCCGCGTGGTCAGGTGCTGGGGCGGCGTCGGCAAGCCCCAGCGGGCCATTGCCAGTTCGCGCACGCCGTCAGCGCCGGCGCGCACGATCGGCGCG
Coding sequences within it:
- a CDS encoding SOS response-associated peptidase — encoded protein: MCNLYSQTKGQAAIVAVTKAMRDLTGNLPPLPGIWPDTRAPIVRAGADGVRELAMARWGLPTPPQHLTTRRDPGVTNVRNTASPHWRGWLGPAHRCLVPLTAFAEPRSTAGRGSGNVWFGPAEAGQQMFFAGLHVPNWRSIRKVKDGETVDDLYAFLTTAPNAEVAAVHPKAMPVILTDPQDCEDWLTLPWPDARQLQRPLPDHSLVEVDDPTLIEADEPPVVLPNPPAQGSLF